A region from the Thermanaeromonas toyohensis ToBE genome encodes:
- the mreC gene encoding rod shape-determining protein MreC, translating to MIMGGFFIFLLRWSGPVDAPWSLTSGVLKETMAPLTGALTWAMGKVQGSLDALSSWGRNQAENEQLKRQVAELQAKIIQMEEYRQENLRLKQLLAYKEATASKWQLKVAPVVARSPSNWFSTLTIGLGATDGVRKDQVVLTPAGVVGRIIQVFPKTSEVLLLLDREGAVGAMVQSSRLLGVVEASPDYRGYLQMIHLAHDAPIQENDIVLTSGLGGIFPKGLPIGRVVKVMLEPDGLMKRAIIEPAVDFNRLEEVLVITQILKGAGDADDSLDPYGGSQPYPGSHRPTSLPSSRR from the coding sequence ATGATAATGGGGGGCTTCTTTATTTTTTTACTACGCTGGTCAGGACCAGTAGATGCACCTTGGAGCCTGACTAGTGGGGTCTTGAAGGAAACCATGGCGCCCTTAACAGGCGCCCTAACCTGGGCTATGGGTAAGGTCCAGGGCTCGCTAGATGCCCTTTCCAGTTGGGGGCGGAACCAAGCAGAAAACGAGCAATTAAAACGACAGGTAGCTGAATTGCAGGCTAAAATTATCCAGATGGAGGAGTATCGCCAAGAAAACTTACGACTGAAACAGCTGTTAGCTTACAAGGAGGCTACTGCTTCTAAATGGCAACTAAAGGTGGCTCCAGTTGTCGCCCGGAGCCCTAGCAACTGGTTCAGCACCCTGACTATAGGCCTTGGGGCTACTGACGGGGTGCGTAAAGATCAGGTGGTTCTTACCCCGGCGGGTGTTGTGGGGCGCATCATCCAGGTTTTCCCTAAAACCTCGGAAGTCTTACTCCTTTTAGACCGCGAGGGAGCAGTGGGGGCTATGGTCCAGTCTAGCCGTCTTCTAGGAGTAGTGGAAGCGAGCCCTGACTACCGTGGGTACCTGCAAATGATCCACCTGGCCCATGACGCGCCTATCCAAGAAAATGATATAGTCCTCACCTCTGGCCTAGGAGGGATTTTTCCTAAAGGGTTGCCCATAGGCAGGGTTGTAAAGGTAATGCTAGAACCTGATGGACTAATGAAGCGGGCCATAATTGAACCGGCTGTAGACTTTAACCGCCTAGAAGAAGTATTAGTGATAACCCAAATTTTAAAGGGGGCAGGAGATGCCGACGATAGCCTTGATCCTTATGGGGGCTCTCAGCCTTATCCTGGAAGCCACCGTCCTACAAGCCTTCCAAGTAGCCGGCGTTAA
- the mreD gene encoding rod shape-determining protein MreD, protein MPTIALILMGALSLILEATVLQAFQVAGVKPDLLLILLSFYALSHGNWYGALLGAVYGLMEDMYLGRSLGLNALVKMLVGYAVGWGQEKLNRDNPLVPVLVVWLATLGAGFLFLLVAPLVGLHYPWGLSWVKTIVPVSVYNASLAFLGQSLKREGTEWLARRRSLGS, encoded by the coding sequence ATGCCGACGATAGCCTTGATCCTTATGGGGGCTCTCAGCCTTATCCTGGAAGCCACCGTCCTACAAGCCTTCCAAGTAGCCGGCGTTAAACCAGATCTGCTCCTTATCCTTTTATCCTTCTATGCTTTGTCTCATGGAAATTGGTACGGGGCTCTTCTTGGGGCAGTCTATGGCCTCATGGAAGATATGTATCTAGGCCGCTCTTTAGGATTAAACGCTTTAGTAAAAATGCTAGTGGGGTATGCTGTGGGATGGGGTCAGGAGAAACTTAACCGTGATAACCCGCTAGTTCCCGTCCTAGTAGTCTGGCTAGCCACCCTAGGTGCTGGGTTCCTATTCTTGCTAGTAGCCCCCTTGGTGGGCCTTCATTATCCCTGGGGATTAAGTTGGGTGAAAACTATAGTCCCAGTTTCGGTTTATAATGCCTCCTTAGCCTTCTTAGGCCAGAGTCTTAAGCGGGAGGGAACAGAATGGTTGGCCAGGCGAAGGAGCCTTGGAAGTTAA